A part of Aphis gossypii isolate Hap1 unplaced genomic scaffold, ASM2018417v2 Contig00852, whole genome shotgun sequence genomic DNA contains:
- the LOC126555444 gene encoding uncharacterized protein LOC126555444 has protein sequence MVAYCDSQMYAAELNKFKTSEFFKFISNIVESGITSKIYSQRAELIINHMNPSIEKLEYGNSLVLCESTISHAINKLIMDVPSAIETKKCSIDACDTQVVSTLKYLTFQVNDGETIKELQTYINTRTETEYINCGDNCKGIKTITTDISKVHLFIDILYWEGDDNQKSSEAGIILKIKLCDIPTVLTYNSVTYELRGVICYHKGKSSLRNSIGHYNTYSRRGTRNWELYDDLKKKSIPIKDTTMVPCKFVFYTV, from the exons ATG GTAGCTTACTGTGATAGCCAAATGTATGCAGcggaattaaataaatttaaaacgtccgaattttttaaatttatttccaatATTGTAGAAAGTGGCATAACATCTAAAATATACTCACAAAGAGCTGAgctaattataaatcatatgaaTCCTTCAATAGAAAAGTTGGAATACGGAAATTCTTTGGTTTTGTGTGAATCTACTATTAGCcatgcaataaataaattaataatggatGTCCCATCAGctatagaaacaaaaaaatgttctatagATGCATGTGATACTCAAGTAGTAAgtaccttaaaatatttaacatttcaaGTTAATGATGGAGAAACCATAAAAGAACTACagacttatataaatacaagaaCAGAAACTGAATATATAAACTGTGGAGATAATTGCAAGGGaataaaaaccataacaacGGATATTTCAAaagttcatttatttattgatattttatattgggaag gtGATGATAACCAAAAGAGCAGTGAGGCtggtataatactaaaaattaaattgtgtgaTATCCCTACTGTTCTTACATATAACTCAGTAACATATGAGCTTCGTGGTGTTATATGCTATCATAAAGGAAAATCGAGTTTAAGGAATTCAATTGGCCATTACAACACTTATTCCAGAAGAGGGACGAGAAATTGGGAGTTGTATGACGATTTAAAGAAGAAATCGATACCTATCAAGGACACAACAATGGTACcttgtaaatttgtattttatacagtataa
- the LOC126555442 gene encoding uncharacterized protein LOC126555442, translated as MDRTDINSPKKKNPCGKFIGTGQKQIIINLYKDFNQQIENPENPRLNYRQMILKISKASGIGQRTIQTTLAEYRNKGTVSSPNKKKIRPTIIEKVDDFDKNAIRQKIHSFWFNREVPTVAKMLNAINEDEQLRSMKRSSFQKILKELQFVYVKKSRNSALLERGDLVTWRQNYLSTIKQYRAQGRPIYYLDETWVNAGETRSRSWVDSSVT; from the exons ATGGATCGTACTGATATTAATTcacctaagaaaaaaaatccttgTGGAAAG tttATTGGTACTGGTCAaaagcaaataattataaatctgtACAAAGATTTCAATCAACAAATCGAAAATCCCGAAAACCCCCGATTGAACTACAGacaaatgattttgaaaatttcaaaagcaTCTGGTATTGGTCAACGAACAATCCAAACAACTTTGGCCGAGTATAGAAATAAAGGTACTGTGTCATCGCCcaacaaaaagaaaataagacctacaattattgaaaaagtggacgattttgacaaaaatgcAATAAGGCAAAAAATTCATAGTTTTTGGTTCAATCGTGAAGTGCCCACAGTTGCGAAGATGTTGAATGCCATAAATGAAGATGAGCAATTACGAAGTATGAAACGTTcatcatttcaaaaaatattaaaagaattacAGTttgtatatgttaaaaaaagtcGGAATAGCGCGCTTCTCGAAAGAGGTGACCTTGTGACTTGGCGGCAAAATTATTTGAGCACAATAAAGCAATACAGAGCACAGGGCAGACCGATATATTACTTAGACGAGACTTGGGTCAACGCGGGAGAAACGCGTAGTAGATCATGGGTCGACAGTTCGGTCACTTAA